Within the bacterium genome, the region TTGTTTTGCTTAAGTGGCAAGACTCCAGACTCCAGACTCCAGACTCCAGACTTCTTTATTTGTTTTCCTTTATCTTAGGCCTATCCTTCACCCACCACTTCCAGACAATCTACCTTGTCCCTGCAAGCTTGTTTTTTATCATTGCTGTATTATTAGGCACAAAGAAAAAACTCAAAACTCAAAGCTTAAAAAGAACATTTATCAAATCTTTACCACAATTTTGCATTTTGCATTTTGCATTTTGCATTTTTTTATTTATCCTGCCCCTTACTTTGTGGGCTTATCTGCCTATCCGCTCAAGCATGCACCCTCCCCTTAACTGGGGGCTGTCCCGATAACTGGCAAAGGTTTGTTTGGCATGTAGCCTGCAAGGATTATAGAGTTATTTTTTTGCAACCAATCCTTCAAAGTTTTGAAAATCATTTTATTCCCCATCTTAAGCTTTTTCTTCTTCAATTTGGATGGCATTTTATTATCTTTGGCTTATTTGGTTTTGTTCTTTTATTTGTCAAAAGAGTAAGGTTTGGTGTATACTTACTTTTGATGGTTCTTACTAATATATTTTTGGCTATCCGCTATGACATTATCAACATTGAGGATTACTACATCCCCTCCTTTTTAATTTTCGCTGTTTTTATTGGTTATTCCCTTTATTCCCTTCTTTCTTTGCTTTCTAATTTAATCCCTAAGACTTATTTCATAATCCCCCAAACCCTTGTTTGCGGGCTTTTTCTCTTTTTTCCCATCTTCCAATGCAAGGCAAATTATTATTCCTCTGACCACGCTGACCATTACATTGCTTATGACCATGGGAGAAATCTTCTGAAGCATGTTAAAGAAAGGGCAATAGTTTTCTTAGAGGCCGAAGAAGATGTTTTTCCTTTTTGGTACCTTTATTATATTGAGAATGCAAAATCAAAATCAGTTCCTATCATTACACTTTTCTTATGGAAAGAGCAATTACTTTTAGAAAAACCCTATGCCAATCAAATTAAAGAAAAATATCCTGATGTAGACCTTACTATATTTTATAAAGGTAAAGAGATTTCCCAGAAAGATTTTAAAAGAATTAAGGTAGAAGAAATTCTAAAGAACAATCCAACCCAAAGGTCAATTTATCTCCTATTTGATAAACAATTATCCAATAGATATACTTTAATTCCAGAGGGGGTTTTATGGAGAATATCAGCGGAAAAATTGAGTGATAAGCAATTGATTGAATATATGGATAGAAACGAACAGGGGTTTAACTTAATAAGAAGAATACTTAAACTTCTCAAAAGGAATGATGAAAAGTATATTCAGTCTCTGATAATTTCTAAATATGCTGATTTCCATGGTCATTTGGGGGTTGTTTATTTTGAAAAAGGCTTGAAGGATAAGGCAATAAAGGAGTTTGAGACAATCCTTAAACTTGAGCCAAATAATATCCAGGCTAAACAAAACCTTGCAATACTTAAGAAAAGTCAATGAATAAGAAGGTTCTGTTTATTTTAGGGAGCTTATTTTTTCAAGGATTATCCTGGCCGGATACCTATGTCAGTGGCGATGTGTCGGGAAATTGGGATTTAGCAGGAAGCCCGTATGTTGTCACAGATAGCGTAATCATCGCTAGCACGGCTACCCTAATAATTGAGCCAAATGTTGTGGTAAAGTTTGCCGCTAACGGATCCCTAACTTGTTATGGGACCTTATCTGCGGTAGGGACTCTTACAGGCACAATTACCTTTACCGCATCCCAGACTACACCCTCTGCAGGATTTTGGCAAAGCATAAGGTTTAGTGGAAGTAATGCCAAAGGAACAATAAGCTATTGTGATATTGGATATGCAAAAAGTGCAATTTATCTTGAGAATGCATCAGGGATTGTGATTACTTACAATTACATCCACGACAATAAAGGGGATGATGGTGGTTTTCCGGGAGGAATAGGTTGTGGCATCTATCTTTTGAATTCAAATAACAATATTATTGGAACAAATACAATTAAAAGCAATAAGGGGGGCGAGGGAGGACGTCTCTGGTATAGGTCAGGTGGCTCAGGTGGCATTGGCACAGGGATATATCTTTATAATTCAACAAGCAATACAATATTAAACAATACAATATCAAATAATATTGGAGGTAAAGGAGGAACAGGTGGCTGTTACTTTGATCCAGATGGTTATTACGAGGATTCGGGTGGCTCGGGTGGGATTGGCACAGGGATATATCTTTCAAATTCAACTCTCAATATAATCTCAAACAATACAATATCAAATAATAATGGAGGCCAGGGAGGAGCAGGTGGTGGCGGGAGTGGTTCAGGTGGCTCTGGTGGGGTTGGCTATGGAATATATATTGAATCAAATAGCTTCAATAATACAATTACCACCTCAAATACCTATAACAATGAGTCAATCTTTTATTACTACAATCAGTCAGGAATTACTATTGAAAATCAGAATTTAACTTTAAATGGCTCTGGCTCAACAAATTTAGGGAGGGTTGTTTTGATTAACTGTTCCGGTTTTACAATAAGAAACAACACAATCTCGGGAGGAATTGGTCAAAATGGAATAACAGGTGATCGCCATAGTTCAGGTGGCTCAGGTGGCATTGGCTGTGGAATCTATCTTTATAACTCAACAAATGGAACAATCACCAACAATACAATATCAAATAACACCGGAGGCAAAGGAGGAACAGGTGGTGGCCGTAATGCAAGTGGATCTGGTGGTATAGGCTACGGAATCTATCTTTCAAATTCAACCAACAATACAATCTCAGGAAATACAATATCAAATAATAATGGAGGACAGGGAGGAACAGGTGGCTACCTGGGTTCGGGTGGTTTGGGTGGCATTGGATGTGGGATTTATCTTTCAAATTCAACGCTCAATACAATCTTACAAAATACAATCTCAAATAACACAGGAGGAAATAGAGGAAGTCCTGGACCTTGGGGAGGATATGGTAGCTATGGCCAAGGTTATGGCATATACTCTATTTCAAATTCTTCCTCTGCAATCCATTGCAACAACCTCTCTGGCAACAAAAGTGGTGATTTAACAAAAGGCTATGGGGTTTATCACGACGGAAGCTCAGGAACAATCTCTGCAACATACAATTGGTGGGGTGCAAATTCTGGTCCAGAGCATTCAACCAATCCATCAGGTCAGGGCGATAAGGTAAGCAATTATGTAGACTATTTTCCCTGGCTACGATTAGTGACTACTCCTTCCTCTGGTCCAGTTGGTGGGCTTGTTACTATATATGGAGGGCAACTTGGCACTAATACTATTATTCTAATTGACTTTGGTACAACATTAACCATAGCCACAACCTTAAGCAGCCCAAACGGCACCTTCTCAACCACATTCATTGTAGACACCCAACCTTCAGGCACTACTGTCATTACGGCAAGAAATGTGCTGGGAGATATTACCACCAATTCTTTCTTTATCTATTTCTTAAAAATTGATTCAGTTTCTCCTAAAGCAGGACATATAGGGATTCCCATTACTATTCAAGGGAAAAATTATATGGTAAGCAAAGAGGTGCAGATTGATTTTGGCACCACCCAAACGATTGCCACTGCTATTACTGAAAATGATGGAAGGTTTTTAGCTAGTTTTGTTGTAAACACTCAGGCGATCGGTGAGGTTATTATTACCGCTAGAAATTATTTAGGGGACCAGGCTACCATTTCTTGGCTACTTACCAATAAAAAAATTTATGTTAATGTTGCCAATACAGGACTAGAAACAGGAAGCAAGGAGCATCCTTTTAATACAATTGCCGAGGGAATAGGTATAGCCCTGGATGGATATACTGTCTGGGTTGCAGATGGGACATATACGGGAACTGGAAATAAGGATTTAACCTGGTCGGGAAAGCATATTACCGTTCGGTCAGAGAATGGGGCGGATAATTGCATCATTGACTGCCAAGGCTCAGGAAGGGCGTTTTATTTCAATAATTCAGGCACAAGTGATGTTGTTCAAGGGTTCACGATAAGGAATGGGAATGCTTCCTATGGCGGCGGAATCTGCTGCCATTCTTCCTCCCCAGCCATCACTCATTGCACAATCTCAGG harbors:
- a CDS encoding right-handed parallel beta-helix repeat-containing protein, encoding MNKKVLFILGSLFFQGLSWPDTYVSGDVSGNWDLAGSPYVVTDSVIIASTATLIIEPNVVVKFAANGSLTCYGTLSAVGTLTGTITFTASQTTPSAGFWQSIRFSGSNAKGTISYCDIGYAKSAIYLENASGIVITYNYIHDNKGDDGGFPGGIGCGIYLLNSNNNIIGTNTIKSNKGGEGGRLWYRSGGSGGIGTGIYLYNSTSNTILNNTISNNIGGKGGTGGCYFDPDGYYEDSGGSGGIGTGIYLSNSTLNIISNNTISNNNGGQGGAGGGGSGSGGSGGVGYGIYIESNSFNNTITTSNTYNNESIFYYYNQSGITIENQNLTLNGSGSTNLGRVVLINCSGFTIRNNTISGGIGQNGITGDRHSSGGSGGIGCGIYLYNSTNGTITNNTISNNTGGKGGTGGGRNASGSGGIGYGIYLSNSTNNTISGNTISNNNGGQGGTGGYLGSGGLGGIGCGIYLSNSTLNTILQNTISNNTGGNRGSPGPWGGYGSYGQGYGIYSISNSSSAIHCNNLSGNKSGDLTKGYGVYHDGSSGTISATYNWWGANSGPEHSTNPSGQGDKVSNYVDYFPWLRLVTTPSSGPVGGLVTIYGGQLGTNTIILIDFGTTLTIATTLSSPNGTFSTTFIVDTQPSGTTVITARNVLGDITTNSFFIYFLKIDSVSPKAGHIGIPITIQGKNYMVSKEVQIDFGTTQTIATAITENDGRFLASFVVNTQAIGEVIITARNYLGDQATISWLLTNKKIYVNVANTGLETGSKEHPFNTIAEGIGIALDGYTVWVADGTYTGTGNKDLTWSGKHITVRSENGADNCIIDCQGSGRAFYFNNSGTSDVVQGFTIRNGNASYGGGICCHSSSPAITHCTISGNSASWGGGGIWCYNSSPAITNYIVSGNSASNRGGGIFCDFSSPAITYDDVWNNSAPNGPNYYNCSPGIGCISADPLFVSPNDFHLQPSSPCIDAGSNTAPAIPPTDKDGKPRIINGRVDMGAYEYGHFV
- a CDS encoding DUF2723 domain-containing protein, encoding MLKWQDSRLQTPDSRLLYLFSFILGLSFTHHFQTIYLVPASLFFIIAVLLGTKKKLKTQSLKRTFIKSLPQFCILHFAFCIFLFILPLTLWAYLPIRSSMHPPLNWGLSR